The nucleotide sequence ACCTGGACGAGTCGATCGAGGGCTTCGCCCACTCCAGCTTCATGTACGGGCTGGAGCGCGGCTACTCGGTCTACCTGTCGACCAAGAACACGATCCTGAAGGCCTATGACGGCCGCTTCAAGGACATCTTCCAGAAGGTCTTCGACGAGACCTACGCCGCCCAGTTCAAGGCGAAGGGCCTCGTCTACGAGCACCGCCTGATCGACGACATGGTCGCCTCGGCCCTGAAGTGGGAGGGCGGCTTCGTCTGGGCCTGCAAGAACTACGACGGCGACGTGGAGTCCGACGTGGTGGCGCAGGGCTTCGGCTCGCTGGGCCTGATGACCTCGGTGCTGGTGACGCCGGACGGCAAGACCGTCGAGGCCGAGGCCGCCCACGGCACGGTGACCCGCCATTACCGCGAGCACCAGAAGGGCAAGGAGACCTCGACCAACCCGATCGCCTCGATCTACGCCTGGACGCAGGGCCTGGCCTACCGCGGCAAGTTCGACGACACCCCGGACGTCGTGAAGTTCGCCCAGACGCTGGAGCGCGTCTGCGTCGAGACGGTCGAGTCCGGCTACATGACCAAGGACCTCGCCATCCTGATCGGCCCGGAGCAGCCCTGGCTGACCACCAAGCAGTTCCTCGACAAGCTGGACGAGAACCTGCAGAAGAAGATGGCCGCCTGGTCCTGACGCACCGGCGGGGCTCTTCGAACGAACGAGCGGGGCGCTTCGGCGCCCCGCTTTTTCTTTGCCCTGATGATGGCGCCCCGATGATGGCGCCCCGATGATGGCGCCCGTCTCAGGTGGCAGGCGGCGGCTTGCGCAGCATCCTCAGCAGGACGGTCGCCAGCGGCACGATCAGGCCGGGAAGGGCGGCGTCCAGCGGATGGCGCAACGCATTGCCGATCCCGGCGACCTCCGCCCCGGCGGTCCGCGCCTCGGCGGCCACGGCGTCGAGCGCTGCGCGATGCACCTCCAGGGCGACCTCCAGCTCGCGCCCCGGCCCCATCCGGGCGGCGACCAGCAGCAGCAGGAGGGCGAGCAGCATGGCCGCCGCCCCGACCGCCGCCGCGGCCCCGATGGGGCCCCAGATCCGCTCCAGCGCGAGATAGGCCGCAACGCCCAGCATCACCAGCCCGAAGGCGGCGACCAGACCGGCCAGCGCGGCAAGGCCCGACCGGGCGATCAGATGCCGGAGATGGATGTCGGCGATGAGCCTGTCGGCCCGCCACAGGACGTGCAGGTTCCGGGTCAGGCGGTCGAAGACCGCGGGGGACGGAATCATGATCGCAGGACTCCCCAGACGCGCCCGACGGCGATGCCCAGCAGGAAGGCCCCGGCGACCGCCGCCAGCGGGTGCCGGGCGATGACCGCCTCCGCCTCCCCGCCGGCGTCGGACAGCGTGTCACGCAGTTCGGCGAGCAGGCGTCCGGCTTCGGCGGCTTCGGCGGCTTCGGCGGCTTCGGTTCCGGATGGGGCTTCGGGCGGAGGTTCGGACGGAAGCTCCTGCCCGGCGGACGGTTCGGGGGCGAGCGGCGGGTCGGGCCGGGCGACCGCCAGCCGTTCCAGCTCCGCCTTCAGCGAGCCGAGCTCCGCATGGACCCGATGGTGCCGCAGCATGGCCGAGCCTCCCCCCTCCGTCGGACGGGACACGGCGATCTTAACCCTGGCCGTGCGGGGACGCGTTGACGTGCGTCAAGCGCCGCCGCCCCCACCTCTTTTCAGAACCGCCGCCGCCCCCAAATGGTTGAGGCGGTACGACACGACGGAGACGGAGGCGGAGAGGGAGATGACGGGGATCGACGGAACGGCGGCGGCGCTGCGGCGGGTGATGGATCGGCTGACGGACGAACGGCCGAGCCTGGAGCAGCTCGTCGAGCATCTCGGCGACCGCGCCCCGGCCTTCCTGCTGCTGACCCTGGCGATCCCGGCGCTGGTGCCCAGCCCCGGCCTGCCGGCCGGATTCCTGTTCGGCAGCCTGCTGGCGGTGGTGGCGGCCCAGATGGTGGTCGGCTACGACGCGCTGCGCATCCCCGGCTGGATCGGCCGGCGCCGGGTCAGGCGCAGCCTGCTGCACGCCGTCGTCGGCAAGGCCGCCCCGGTGATCGAGCGGGTGGAGGCGAGGCTGCGGACGCGTTCCCCGGCGCTGACGCGGGACACGGTGCGACGCCCGCTGGGGGTCGTGATTCTGCTGATGGGGGTTCTGATCGCCCTGCCGATCCCCTTCGGCAACACGCTGCCGGCGCTTGCCGTGCTGGTGATCGCCATGGGGCTGCTGGCGCGCGACGGGCTGGCGGTCGCCACCGGTCTCGGGATCAGCGCCGTCGCGACGGCGGTCTCCGTCGCGCTGGTCGTCGGCACCTGGAAGGCGGCCGGGACCCTTCTCGTGTGACGTCCGGCCCCCGTGAAAGGTCCGGCGTGAGGTCCGGAGACTGCTCCGGCGGGCCGGATGCGGGCCGTCAGGCCGGCCGGCGCGCGTCGGTGGTCCCGTCCGCAACGGTGCTCCCGGTCAGGGCTGGCACCACCGGTTCCCGGTCTCCCCGGCTCCCCCCCGAAAGCCAGCGGATCCCGTCCGTTGCAGAGGCCTGTTTCCGCGCGCCCTCGACGGAGCCGGCCGCGACAGCCGGTCTCTCAGGCGACGCCGACGCTGCGGTCGCCGGACGACCGGTCCTCGTCGCGCGCCTTCTTGCTGCTCGAGCTGGGCTGATAGGCCAGCGCGGCGTGCTCGGCGCAATAGGGCAGACCCGGCAGGGCCTGCTTGCCGCAGAAATGGAAATCCTGGTGCTTGGGGTCGCCGACCGGCCATTTGCACATGCGCTCGGTCAAAGCCAGAATCGTCGCCCCGCGCGACGGCTTCTTCTTGATCGGCGACGGGCGGCCCGACAGGCCGAGGCGGTGCGCCTTGCCGATCACCGCGTTGCGGGTGATGTCACCCAGCATGTCGGCGATCTCGCTCGCACTCAGGCCCTGGGACCACAGCTCCTTAAGTCGCTGCACCCTTTCATCCGTCCAACTCATCCCCGCGTACTCCCGATCCGCTGTCTGATGCTTTGGAGCGTCCTTATGGCCTCCGGCCGGACAGCCGTTTTCCATAAGCCGCAACATTTTGTGCCAGCCGGGGAGGAAGCTACCAGATGACGACTGGAAACGATAGAGGGTTGCGGCAACATTCCTGTGCATAAGTGCGTGGACGCTAGGAGTTCAACGCGCCATAGACCTCCTCGGCTATCCCCGAAAGGGTTGCCCGGTCGAGGTCGCCCGTAACGGCCAGGGCCAAGCCGTTGTCCCGCCAATAGGCCGCCAGCAGGCCTCCGTCCTGGGTATAGCGGAAGGCCATCCCCGGGGCATTGGGGGAGGGTCGGATATAGAGGGTGATGCGGCGACCTGCCGCATCCTGATACATCAGTTGCGCGGCCGGCCCGTCGGCATCGGCCAGCAGCCGCCCCCCGACCAGTTCGTACCCCCGCTTGCCGAGCGGCGGACAGCGGAGCTGCTTGCCGAGGCGCTTGGACAGCCAGCTCACCAGATGGCTCTCCTGGTCGCCGCCGATCTCGACGGGGTGGCGCACCTCCACCGCGAAGACGCGATGGGCCGACACGGCGTCGGCGACGAAGGAGGCCGCCGCCACGGCATCGCGCGCGCCCATGCGGTCGCGCAGCAGCCAGCCCGAGGCGCCGCCCGCGACGAAGAGGAGGAGCGAGGCCGCCAGCGCGGCGCCCCAGACGGCGGGCCTGCGGGCGGGAGGCCGCCCGATCCCCTGCACCGTCCCCTGGCCCATCCCCCGGCCCATCCCCCGGCCCATCCCCTGGCCCGTCCCCTGGCCCGCCCCGTCCGGCAGGTCCGCCGGCCGGCCGGCGAAGGGCGGGGCCAGCCGCTCCGGCACCGGACGGTCGATCAGGGGACCGAAGGCGGTGCCGAGCATCGTCCGCTGCGTGCGGTAGCGCTCGAACCGGGCGGCCAGCTCCGGGTTGGCGGCGAGATGTCGTTCCACCGCCTCCAGCCTTTCCTCCGGCAGCTCGCCGTCCAGCCAGGCATGCAGGTCGGCCTCGGTCACGGGGTCGGTGGGCCGGTCGTCTCGTTCGCTCCCCATCACTTGATCCTCCTCACCACCTGCTCGGTCCCGCCGTCCAGCAGGACGCGCAGCCGTTCCCGCGCCCGGGCCAGCCGCGACATCACGGTCCCGATCGGCACTTCCAGCACCTCCGCCACCTCGCGGTAGGAGAGGCCTTCCAGACCGGTCAGCAGCAGGATGGTGCGATGCTCCTCCGACAGACGGGCGAAGGCGCGCACGAAGTCGCGCACCGCCCCGCGGTCCGACGGCTGGGCGCTCAGCGCCAGATCGTCGGCCAGCTCCTCCACCGGGATCTCGGCCCCGCGCCGCCGCCGCCCGCGCACGCCCGAGACATGCAGGTTGTGCAGGATCGACAGCAGCCAGCCGCCGAGCCGGGACGGATCGCGCAGCGCATGGCGGTTGGCCAGCGCCTTCTCCACGCAATCCTGCACGAGGTCGTCGGCATCATGCCGGTTGCCGACCAGGGCGGTGGCGTAGCGCCTCAGCCGCGGCACATGCGCGGCGATGGCGCGGTCGTCGATCTCGGGCAAGGGCATGGTCGGGGCACCGCCGGCGTCGTCTGTCTGCTTCATGGACGACCGGCCGGCCGGTTTATTCCCCGGGCCGCCGGCTCCCGCGGGTCAGCCGGGTGTCGAGTAGCCGGCCTTGCCGTCGAAGTTGCACAGATTCTCGGTCTGGGTGAAGTCGATGCCGGCCTCCGCCAGCCGGCCCAGCAGGTCGACGATATCCGCGTGCTTCGCCGTGCCGTGGCGGGCCACGAAGCGGCAGCGCCAGTGGTCGGTGCAGAAGACGTCGGCGTTGCCCTCCGGCCAGACCCGCTGCGAGCGGTTGGAGATGCTGGAGAGGTCCAGCGCCTCGGTGGCGAGCGGGCCGATCAGCCCGGCGAGGTCGGCCGGCGTCCCGCCCGACCATTGCAGGAAGACGTCGACGCCGACGATCTCCTTGTGGGCGATCGAGCGGGGCGACAGGCGGGGCACGCGGTCGTAATAGGCGGGGTGCGAGGTGGCATAGCCGACGCTGGGCAGCGTCACCGGCATCTGGCCCAGCCGCTCCACCACCGCCTGGGCGAAGGCCATGGTGCCGGCCCGCACGCGCGACAGCCCGCGGGAGAAGATGTCGGCGGTGTGCACGCCGTCCTCGATCGCCTTCAGCCAGGCATTGTGGATCAGCGCCGCCGCGTCGCCCTGCCCGATATGGACCAGCATCATCACCGCGGCCATCAGCAGGCCCGACGGGTTGGCGATGCCCTGCCCGGCGATCATCGGGGCGGAGCCGTGGATCGCCTCGAACATGGCGCAGGTGTCGCCGATGTTGGCGGAGCCGGCCAGCCCGACCGACCCGGTGATCTGGGCGGCGATGTCCGACACGATGTCGCCGTAGAGGTTCAGCGTGACGATGACGTCGAACCGCTCCGGCTGGTCGGCCAGCCGGGCGGCGCCGATGTCGACGATCAGATGGTCGGCCTTGATCTCCGGATACTCCGTGGCGACCTCGTAGAAGACCTTCAGGAACAGGCCATCCGTCATCTTCATGACGTTGTCCTTCACGAAGGCCGTCACCTTCTGCCGGTGGTTGCTCCGGGCATAGTCGAAGGCGTAGCGCACGATGCGCTCCGACCCCGGGCGGGAGATCAGCTTGACCGACTGGATCACGTCGTCGGTCTGGCGATGCTCGATCCCGGCGTAGAGATCCTCCTCGTTCTCGCGGATGATCACCACGTCCATGCGCGGATGGCGCGTGCGGACGTAGGGATGGTAGGACACGCAGGGCCGGACGTTGGCGAACAGCCCCAGCGTGGTGCGCGCCGTGACGTTCAGCGACTTGTTGCCGTAGCCCTGCGGCGTGGTGATCGGCCCCTTCAGGAAGACGCGCGTCCGCCGGATGGATCCCCATCCCGATTCGTCGAGGCCGCCGGCATAGCCGCGCCGGTAGACCATCTCGCCGGCCGGAACCTCCTCCACCTTCAGCCGCGCCCCGGCGGCATTCATCACATACAGCACCGCATCCGTGATCTCTGGCCCGATGCCGTCGCCGCGGGCGACCGTGATGGGGGTGATGTCTCGCATCCACACACTCCGAAGGAACGCGCGACCGTAGACGCAAAGCGGGGTGAAGTTCAATGGCGAGCGCTGGGCCAGGAAGACGCAGCAGCCGGCGCATCCGGAGGCCGTTCGAAGCAGGCCCGCTCACCCGTCCGGCTGTATGGTGCGGCAGGCACGGCAGGCGGTCCCGGTGCAGAAGTCCATTGCACAGAGGAATGCGATGAAATTACATTCCGACATGCCAGCCCATGTTTGAGATCCGGTACACGAGCGCTGCGCTGAGAGTGCTCCGCCGCATCCCGCGGAACACCGCGGACCTGATCCGCCGCAAGGTCGAGGAGGTCGCGGAGGCTCCGCCGGAGGCCCGCAACGTCAAGGCGCTGAAAGGAAGAGACGCATACCGGCTGCGCGTCGGCGACTGGCGCGTCCTATATGAGATCGACAACGGCGTGCTCGTCCTGATCGTCATCGACATCGGTCCCAGAAGGGGCATCCATGACTAAACCCGCCCAGATCATCCGCGATCAGAACGGAAATCCCGCCTTTGCGGTGCTGCCCATCGAGGAGTACGAACGGCTGATCGAGGCTGCGGACGAGGCGGAGGCGATCCGTACCTGCGATGCGTACAGGGCCGACCGGCCGGAGACCTTTCCGGCAGACCTCGCCGACCGGTTGCTGAACGGCGAGAACCCGGTGAAGGTGTTCCGCGAGTATCGGGGAATGACGCAGAAGCAGCTCGGCGAGGCGGCGAGCGTCAACCAGTCCTATGTTTCGCAAATCGAGGCGGGAGGCCGTGTGGGTACGATCGAGGTGCTGAAACGGCTGGCGGATGCCCTGGGTGTGGACCTCGACGACCTCGCGTGACGTCCGCGACCGGGGCTACCGCACCAGCTCCTTCATCGCCGCGTCCAGCCCCTCCAGCGTCAGGGGGTACATGCGGCCGTCCAGCAGTTGCTGCAGGATCCGCGTGCTCTCGGAATAGTCCCAGTACTGGCGCGGGGTCGGGTTCAGCCAGACGGCCTTGCTGTAGACCGACAGCAGCCGCTGCATCCAGACCTGCCCCGCCTCCTCGTTCCAATGCTCGACGCTGCCGCCGGCGAAGGTGATCTCGTAGGGGCTCATGGCGGCGTCGCCGACGAAGACCAGCTTGTAGTCGGCGGGATAGGTGTGGATGACGTCCCAGGTCGGCGTGCGTTCGGCATGACGGCGGGAATTGTCCTTCCACACCCCCTCGTAGACGCAGTTGTGGAAGTAGAAGTGCTCCAGGTGCTTGAACTCGCTGCGCGCGGCCGAGAACAGCTCCTCCACGATCCTGACATGGTCGTCCATCGAGCCGCCGACGTCGAGGAACAGCAGGACCTTCACCGTGTTGTGCCGCTCCGGCACCATCTTCAGGTCGAGCCAGCCGGCATTGCTGGCGGTGGCGCGGATGGTGCCCGGCAGGTCCAGCTCGCTCGCCGCCCCGGTGCGGGCGAACTTGCGCAGGCGGCGCAGCGCCACCTTGATGTTGCGCGTGCCGATCTCCACCGAATCGTCCAGGTTGCGGAACTCGCGCCTGTCCCACACCTTCACCGCCCGGCGGTGGCGGCTCGTCGCCTGGCCGATGCGCACGCCCTCCGGGTTGTAGCCGTAGGCGCCGAAGGGCGAGGTGCCGGCGGTGCCGATCCATTTCGAGCCGCCCTGGTGCCGGCCCTTCTGCTCGGCCAGCCGCTGGGCCAGCGTCTCCATCAGCGTCTCCCAGCCGCCCAGCGCCTGGATCTGCTTCTTCTCCTCCTCGGTCAGGAAGCGTTCGGCCAGCTTGCGCAGCCACTCGTCGGGCAGGTCGACCACCGGCACCTCGTCGCCGCCGGCCCCGGCCCCGCCCTCCAGCCCCTTGAAGACGGTGGCGAAGACGCGGTCGAAGCGGTCCAGGTTGCGCTCGTCCTTCACCAGACAGGCCCGGCTGAGGTAATAGAACTCCTCGACGCGGAAGGCCGCGATCCCCTGCTTCATCGCCTCCATCAGGGTGAGATACTCGGTCAGCGAGACGGGGACGCCGGACTTGCGCAGCTCGAAAAAGAAACTCGTGAACATGAGCGGACCTTCGCGGGGCGGACCTTCGGGCGATCTCCGCAAGATGGTAGCGCCGCTCGGGAAAGAACACCACATGACCGCACTTCTCGACTTCGCCCGCGCGCTGGACTTCGCCGCGCACAAGCATATCGACCAGCGCCGCAAGGGGGTGAGGGCCGAGCCCTACGTCAACCACCTGTCCGAGGTCGCGCTGATGGTCGCCGAGGCGACGGAGGGCCAGGACCCCGTCGCCGTCATCGCCGCCCTGCTGCACGACACGCTGGAGGACACCGACGCCAGCTACGAGGAGATCGAGCGCAACTTCGGGGCGGAGGTCGCCTCGGTCGTCGCCGAGACCACCGACGACAAGCGGCTGCGCAAGGCCGAGCGCAAGCAGCGCCAGATCGACACCGCCCCGCACGCCTCGCCGCGGGCGAAGCTGGTCAAGCTGGCCGACAAGGTGTCCAACCTGCGCTCCATGGCGGTCAGCCCGCCGGCCGACTGGCCGCTCAGCCGCAAGGTCGAGTATTTCGAGTGGGCGCACGCCGTGGTGGCCGGGCTGCGCGGCACCAACGAGCGGCTGGAGGCGCTGTTCGACCGCGCCTATCACGACGGGCTCGCCGCACTGCGCGCCGAGAGCGTCTGACCATGGAAATGAGCGTGGCCGGCGACCGCCGCCGTTGATCTACCTCACGGTGATTTCATCACGGAAGGCTTATGAAAGAGGGTCTAGGCTTGAAACCGCGTCCCCGGGGGTCAAGGCACCGGGGACGGAGGCTTCCGGTGAAGGATGCGTGCCATGTCCCTCTCCACCCACCCCGGCTCCACCCAGCCTGGCTCCACCCAGCCTGGCTCCACTCGGCCCGGCCAGGCCCCGCTTCCTCATGGCACCGACCATGACGAGCCTGTCCGACACCTGTTCGTCAACCGGCCCAAGGTCTATCCGGCCGACGTCCGCGGCACCTTCCGCCGGCTGAAGTGGGCGGTGCTGGTGCTGCTGCTGGCGGTGTACTACGTCACCCCCTGGATCCGCTGGGAGCGGGGGCCGGGCATTCCGGACCAGGCGGTGCTGGTCGACATGGTGGGGCGCCGGGCCTACTTCTTCTGGATCGAGATCTGGCCGCAGGAGGTCTATTACCTGACCGGCCTGCTGATCATCGGCGCCTTCGCCATCTTCTTCGCGACCACGATGTTCGGCCGCGTCTGGTGCGGCTATGCCTGCCCGCAGACGGTGTGGAGCGACCTGTTCATGTGGGTCGAGCGCCGGATCGAGGGGGCGCGGACCGAGCGCATCCGCCTGGACAAGGCGCCCTGGACCCGCGCCAAGCTGGCGAAGAAGGTGCTGAAGCATGCGGTGTGGCTGGTCATCGCCCTGCTGACCGGCGGCGCCTGGATCTTCTATTTCAACGACGCGCCGACGCTGGTGGCAGACGCCCTGCGGGGCGAGGTCGGCAGCGGCGTGCTGCTGTTCACCGGCATCTTCGCCTTCACGACCTATTTCTTCGCCGGCTGGGCGCGCGAGCAGATCTGCATCTATGTCTGCCCCTGGCGCAGCTACCAGTCGGCCATGGTGGACGAGGACACCTTCCTCGTCACCTACGAGGACTGGCGGGGCGAGGGACGCGCGCCGCTGCGCAAGTCGCAGAGCTGGGAGGAGCGCAAGGCGGCCGGCCTCGGCGACTGCATCGACTGCAAGCTGTGCGTCCATGTCTGCCCGACCGGCACCGACATCCGCAAGGGCCAGCAGATCTCCTGCATCGGCTGCGGCCTGTGCGTCGACGCCTGCAACGAGGTGATGGCCCAGATCGGCCGGCCCGGCGACCTGATCCAGTTCGACACCCAGTCCAACCAGATCGCCAAGATCGAGGGGACCGCCGCCCGCGTGCGGCTGGTGCGGCCGCGCACCATCCTCTATTCGCTGATCATGCTGACGGTGGCCGGGCTGATGGCGACCGCGCTGGTGCTGCGTCCCACCCTGGACGTCAGCGTGCTGCGCGACCGCGCCCCGCTGTTCGTCACGCTGAGCGGCGGCGACGTGCAGAACGCCTACACCGTCAAGATCCTGAACAAGACCCACGGCAACCGCAGCTACGAGGTGACGGTGGAAGGCCTGCCGGGCGTCCGCCTTTCGGTCGCCGGCGCCGCGGAGGGCTCCGCCGGCACCGCTGCCGGAACTCCCGGCGGAAACGACCGGTTGACGCTGGACGCGGCCCCCGATTCGGTAGCAACCTACCGCGTCTTCGCCCGCCAGCCGGCGGACCGCGTGAAGCCGGGATCGGTCGACGTGACGGTGGTCGCCAGGGATCTGACGACCGGTGAGATCGGGCGGCACAGAAGCGTGTTCATCGCGCCCTGACCGTCCGAGGCGGGCGGCGCCCTCGCCCGTGGGCGCCGCCCGCTGGAGGTCCCGCCGGAGGATCCTGGAAGCGGTCCGGGGCGCCACCGCTCAAGGCGCCCTTCTTTTCAAGACCCCAGGTTCAAGACCCCAAGGCGCCGGCCAGCGTCTCGGGATCCACGTTGCGGCCGGACAGCACCGCCACCGTGCGGCCGGCCGCCGGAACCCTGCCCGACAGGATGCCGGCCACCGCCGCGGCCCCCGCCCCTTCCGCCACCACGCCGAAGGACCCGTGCAGCGCCCGCATGGCGGCGGCGATCTCCGCCTCCTCCACCTCGACCACCGCGTCGACCAGCCGGGCCACCACCTGCTGCGGCAGCTTGCCCAGGGCCTCGACGTTGATGCCGTCGGCCAGCGTCCGTCCGCCGCGCCGGGCCAGCCGGACGCCGACCACGCGGGCGCCGGGCTTCACCGCCTTCACCGCCGCGGCAACCCCGGCCAGCAGCCCGCCGCCGCCGACCGGCACGACCACCGTATCGACGTCCGGCCGGTCCTCCAGCAGCTCCAGCCCGACCGTGCCCTGCCCGGCGATCACGTCGGGGTCGTCATAGGGATGGACGAAGGTGAGGTGGCGCGCCGCCGCCAGCTCCAGCGCCGTCGCCTTCGCCTCGCCGACGGTCGAGCCGGCCAGCACCACCTCGGCGCCCAGCGCCGCCGTCCGCTCCACCTTGCAGCGGGGGCCGTCTGCGGCATCACGATGGTCGCCCGGACCCCCAGCCGCCGGGCGTGCAGCGCCACCCCCTGGGCATGGTTGCCCGCCGACATGGCGACCACCCCGGCGCGGCGTTCCGGCGCCGTCAGCCGCAGCAGGCGGTTGAGCGCCCCGCGCTCCTTGAAGGCGCCGGTCGCCTGGAAGGTCTCGGCCTTCAGCCAGAGATGCCGGCCCAGCGTCGCCGCCCGGAGCAGCGGCGTGCGGACGAGTTGGCCGGAGAGCCGCTCCGCCGCGTCCTCGATGGCGCTCAGCGGCAGCCAGTCGGGAAGGCGGGAAGCGGAACGGGGACGGACACAGAGCGGGCGCGCGGCATCGGCATGCGCGGTGAACATCGCGGGGAATCCTCGGCGGGAAGGGCGGAATGCGGGGAAGGAATGGGCGTGCCCGGTCCGTCTCAACGGACCGGGGAGCTAATTCGCGCCGGGCCACGCATTCGCCCGCCGGGGACGCGCGCCGCCGACAGGGGCGGCACGGCCGGACAAGACGAGGTCTTCTGGAGCAGAGTCTTCTGGAAAGGAACCGGAGTCAGGGTCCCGGTACACCCGCTGTGCAGCGACATCGCCACACGCTCCCATCATCATCGAACACGAACGCGGCAACTGTCCGGCGCTGTCAGAGCGCCGGGCCGGTAATTCGCATTCGCATGAGACGGGAATCGGTCATGACTCCTGCTTAACCCCCGCGCGACGGAGGTCAAGCCC is from Azospirillum thermophilum and encodes:
- a CDS encoding NADP-dependent isocitrate dehydrogenase, with amino-acid sequence MTKIKVANPVVELDGDEMTRIIWQFIKDKLILPYLDIDLKYYDLGIENRDATDDRVTVESANAIKQYGVGVKCATITPDEARVKEFNLKKMWKSPNGTIRNILGGTVFREPIVCSNVPRYVPGWTKPIIIGRHAFGDQYKATDFVVPGAGKLSIKWTPAEGGEGIEHEVFDFPSAGVAMGMYNLDESIEGFAHSSFMYGLERGYSVYLSTKNTILKAYDGRFKDIFQKVFDETYAAQFKAKGLVYEHRLIDDMVASALKWEGGFVWACKNYDGDVESDVVAQGFGSLGLMTSVLVTPDGKTVEAEAAHGTVTRHYREHQKGKETSTNPIASIYAWTQGLAYRGKFDDTPDVVKFAQTLERVCVETVESGYMTKDLAILIGPEQPWLTTKQFLDKLDENLQKKMAAWS
- a CDS encoding exopolysaccharide biosynthesis protein, with product MTGIDGTAAALRRVMDRLTDERPSLEQLVEHLGDRAPAFLLLTLAIPALVPSPGLPAGFLFGSLLAVVAAQMVVGYDALRIPGWIGRRRVRRSLLHAVVGKAAPVIERVEARLRTRSPALTRDTVRRPLGVVILLMGVLIALPIPFGNTLPALAVLVIAMGLLARDGLAVATGLGISAVATAVSVALVVGTWKAAGTLLV
- a CDS encoding GcrA family cell cycle regulator, whose translation is MSWTDERVQRLKELWSQGLSASEIADMLGDITRNAVIGKAHRLGLSGRPSPIKKKPSRGATILALTERMCKWPVGDPKHQDFHFCGKQALPGLPYCAEHAALAYQPSSSSKKARDEDRSSGDRSVGVA
- a CDS encoding anti-sigma factor family protein, with product MGSERDDRPTDPVTEADLHAWLDGELPEERLEAVERHLAANPELAARFERYRTQRTMLGTAFGPLIDRPVPERLAPPFAGRPADLPDGAGQGTGQGMGRGMGRGMGQGTVQGIGRPPARRPAVWGAALAASLLLFVAGGASGWLLRDRMGARDAVAAASFVADAVSAHRVFAVEVRHPVEIGGDQESHLVSWLSKRLGKQLRCPPLGKRGYELVGGRLLADADGPAAQLMYQDAAGRRITLYIRPSPNAPGMAFRYTQDGGLLAAYWRDNGLALAVTGDLDRATLSGIAEEVYGALNS
- a CDS encoding RNA polymerase sigma factor translates to MKQTDDAGGAPTMPLPEIDDRAIAAHVPRLRRYATALVGNRHDADDLVQDCVEKALANRHALRDPSRLGGWLLSILHNLHVSGVRGRRRRGAEIPVEELADDLALSAQPSDRGAVRDFVRAFARLSEEHRTILLLTGLEGLSYREVAEVLEVPIGTVMSRLARARERLRVLLDGGTEQVVRRIK
- a CDS encoding NADP-dependent isocitrate dehydrogenase: MRDITPITVARGDGIGPEITDAVLYVMNAAGARLKVEEVPAGEMVYRRGYAGGLDESGWGSIRRTRVFLKGPITTPQGYGNKSLNVTARTTLGLFANVRPCVSYHPYVRTRHPRMDVVIIRENEEDLYAGIEHRQTDDVIQSVKLISRPGSERIVRYAFDYARSNHRQKVTAFVKDNVMKMTDGLFLKVFYEVATEYPEIKADHLIVDIGAARLADQPERFDVIVTLNLYGDIVSDIAAQITGSVGLAGSANIGDTCAMFEAIHGSAPMIAGQGIANPSGLLMAAVMMLVHIGQGDAAALIHNAWLKAIEDGVHTADIFSRGLSRVRAGTMAFAQAVVERLGQMPVTLPSVGYATSHPAYYDRVPRLSPRSIAHKEIVGVDVFLQWSGGTPADLAGLIGPLATEALDLSSISNRSQRVWPEGNADVFCTDHWRCRFVARHGTAKHADIVDLLGRLAEAGIDFTQTENLCNFDGKAGYSTPG
- a CDS encoding type II toxin-antitoxin system RelE family toxin — translated: MLRRIPRNTADLIRRKVEEVAEAPPEARNVKALKGRDAYRLRVGDWRVLYEIDNGVLVLIVIDIGPRRGIHD
- a CDS encoding helix-turn-helix domain-containing protein, yielding MTKPAQIIRDQNGNPAFAVLPIEEYERLIEAADEAEAIRTCDAYRADRPETFPADLADRLLNGENPVKVFREYRGMTQKQLGEAASVNQSYVSQIEAGGRVGTIEVLKRLADALGVDLDDLA
- a CDS encoding vWA domain-containing protein; the protein is MFTSFFFELRKSGVPVSLTEYLTLMEAMKQGIAAFRVEEFYYLSRACLVKDERNLDRFDRVFATVFKGLEGGAGAGGDEVPVVDLPDEWLRKLAERFLTEEEKKQIQALGGWETLMETLAQRLAEQKGRHQGGSKWIGTAGTSPFGAYGYNPEGVRIGQATSRHRRAVKVWDRREFRNLDDSVEIGTRNIKVALRRLRKFARTGAASELDLPGTIRATASNAGWLDLKMVPERHNTVKVLLFLDVGGSMDDHVRIVEELFSAARSEFKHLEHFYFHNCVYEGVWKDNSRRHAERTPTWDVIHTYPADYKLVFVGDAAMSPYEITFAGGSVEHWNEEAGQVWMQRLLSVYSKAVWLNPTPRQYWDYSESTRILQQLLDGRMYPLTLEGLDAAMKELVR
- a CDS encoding HD domain-containing protein, which produces MTALLDFARALDFAAHKHIDQRRKGVRAEPYVNHLSEVALMVAEATEGQDPVAVIAALLHDTLEDTDASYEEIERNFGAEVASVVAETTDDKRLRKAERKQRQIDTAPHASPRAKLVKLADKVSNLRSMAVSPPADWPLSRKVEYFEWAHAVVAGLRGTNERLEALFDRAYHDGLAALRAESV
- the ccoG gene encoding cytochrome c oxidase accessory protein CcoG; protein product: MSLSTHPGSTQPGSTQPGSTRPGQAPLPHGTDHDEPVRHLFVNRPKVYPADVRGTFRRLKWAVLVLLLAVYYVTPWIRWERGPGIPDQAVLVDMVGRRAYFFWIEIWPQEVYYLTGLLIIGAFAIFFATTMFGRVWCGYACPQTVWSDLFMWVERRIEGARTERIRLDKAPWTRAKLAKKVLKHAVWLVIALLTGGAWIFYFNDAPTLVADALRGEVGSGVLLFTGIFAFTTYFFAGWAREQICIYVCPWRSYQSAMVDEDTFLVTYEDWRGEGRAPLRKSQSWEERKAAGLGDCIDCKLCVHVCPTGTDIRKGQQISCIGCGLCVDACNEVMAQIGRPGDLIQFDTQSNQIAKIEGTAARVRLVRPRTILYSLIMLTVAGLMATALVLRPTLDVSVLRDRAPLFVTLSGGDVQNAYTVKILNKTHGNRSYEVTVEGLPGVRLSVAGAAEGSAGTAAGTPGGNDRLTLDAAPDSVATYRVFARQPADRVKPGSVDVTVVARDLTTGEIGRHRSVFIAP